One stretch of Rhizobium rhizoryzae DNA includes these proteins:
- a CDS encoding response regulator, producing the protein MSENTHPDTEFQSQLLEIVADAISGGFLVYDRNDTILFASAQVRNFLPVQPELLAPGARLRELFGALYDNGGYSPLKPDRRARPAVGRDDWIAGEIAALWKERSESTERRGQDRWMSLTRRRFPSGFGVCVLRDISEHRKREDQWRADLERVQVTEEILENLPFPVLVKDRSLTYVGVNRSCAALYDRLPEDILGRNARELLAPDLAERVDRINSQVLETGEPFQIAERVVRADGSTTAMLTRKFRVGKPGRYLVVTIMEDLSDLLGGGLPADAIFTGMEGLDFVHSDMRPPDTLVEEAVVPVLPIAGRRVLLVTQDSRIEQDGLPQMLGLGLDATSARSAAEVKAITDIAAERQMTIDLIAIDSAMPFECLEVAQASGIDVLVFEAFQMERELMSKITRHLLRPKNDKAEEEPDVEWQVAADTAVDVLVAEDNAVNRIVFSQILEGFGYTYVIAGDGEEAVRLWRELNPRIVLMDVTLPKLNGYEAASKIRETEETPGRTPIIGVLSPAVEGDRDACWAAGMNDVVMKPLSPDVLEEKFRKYLADGVSATKRA; encoded by the coding sequence ATGAGTGAAAACACGCATCCGGACACTGAATTTCAATCGCAATTGCTTGAAATCGTTGCCGACGCCATTTCGGGTGGCTTCCTCGTCTATGACCGTAACGATACCATCCTGTTTGCCAGTGCGCAGGTTCGCAACTTTCTGCCCGTGCAGCCGGAACTGCTGGCGCCAGGTGCACGGCTTCGCGAACTGTTTGGCGCCCTCTATGACAATGGCGGCTATTCCCCTCTCAAACCCGATCGCCGCGCACGTCCGGCAGTGGGTCGGGATGACTGGATAGCAGGAGAAATTGCCGCCCTCTGGAAGGAACGATCCGAGTCAACCGAGCGGCGCGGACAAGACCGGTGGATGAGCCTGACGCGACGTCGCTTCCCCTCGGGCTTCGGCGTCTGCGTGCTGCGGGATATCTCCGAGCATCGCAAGCGGGAAGATCAGTGGCGTGCCGATCTGGAACGCGTTCAGGTTACCGAAGAAATTCTTGAAAACCTGCCGTTTCCGGTTCTGGTGAAGGATCGCTCGCTCACCTATGTCGGCGTCAACCGCTCCTGTGCCGCGCTCTACGATCGTCTTCCGGAAGACATTCTTGGACGCAATGCCCGCGAGCTTCTTGCGCCGGATCTGGCAGAGAGAGTGGACCGGATCAATTCCCAGGTTCTGGAAACAGGAGAGCCGTTCCAGATTGCCGAGCGCGTGGTACGCGCCGATGGTTCAACGACCGCCATGCTGACGCGCAAATTCAGGGTGGGGAAGCCAGGCCGGTATCTGGTCGTTACCATCATGGAAGATCTGTCGGATCTTCTTGGCGGTGGCCTGCCTGCGGACGCCATCTTCACCGGGATGGAGGGGCTTGATTTCGTTCATTCGGACATGCGGCCGCCGGATACTCTTGTAGAGGAAGCCGTTGTACCGGTCCTTCCGATTGCCGGTCGGCGTGTCCTGCTCGTGACGCAGGACAGCCGGATCGAGCAGGATGGTCTGCCACAGATGCTGGGGCTCGGCCTCGATGCCACATCGGCCCGAAGTGCTGCGGAGGTGAAGGCGATTACCGATATCGCGGCTGAGCGTCAGATGACGATCGACCTCATTGCGATCGACAGCGCCATGCCGTTCGAATGCCTCGAGGTAGCGCAGGCCAGCGGCATCGATGTGCTTGTCTTCGAAGCGTTCCAGATGGAACGCGAGTTGATGTCCAAGATCACGCGGCATCTGCTGCGCCCCAAGAACGACAAGGCTGAGGAAGAACCAGACGTCGAATGGCAGGTGGCCGCCGACACTGCGGTCGATGTGCTGGTGGCGGAAGATAACGCCGTCAACCGCATCGTCTTTTCCCAGATCCTCGAAGGTTTCGGCTACACTTATGTCATCGCGGGCGATGGCGAGGAGGCTGTCCGATTGTGGCGGGAACTCAATCCGCGTATCGTGTTGATGGATGTAACCTTGCCGAAGCTCAATGGATATGAGGCAGCCTCCAAAATACGCGAAACGGAAGAGACGCCGGGGCGGACCCCGATCATTGGCGTCTTGTCTCCTGCGGTGGAAGGCGACCGGGATGCCTGCTGGGCCGCCGGAATGAATGACGTCGTCATGAAGCCGCTGAGCCCGGATGTTCTTGAGGAAAAATTCCGCAAATATTTGGCCGATGGCGTTAGCGCTACCAAGCGTGCATAA
- the mutL gene encoding DNA mismatch repair endonuclease MutL, which yields MPVKQLPETLINQIAAGEVIERPASAAKELIENAIDAGATRIEIATAGGGKSLIRITDNGFGMTADDLALAVRRHCTSKISETLDDIRTLGFRGEALPSIGSVAKLSITSRQAGSSTGVEVSVVGGKMAPVRPAAANQGTVVEVRDIFFATPARLKFLKTERAEAGAITEVVKRMAIAFPHIRFTLSGSDRSTLEFPATSGDPLGRMAQVLGADFKDNAIEIDALREDVGLTGFIGLPTFNRGNSGHQYAFVNGRPVQDKLILSAIRGAYAETIPAGRYPVAVLSLTLDPALVDVNVHPAKADVRFRDPGLVRGLIVGAIREALNREGDRAATTGADGLLRAFRPETAQPANWARSSYNAGWSAASSPSRPLSTTQDMRFSEARQNSFQEFSAPSARVSEAFEATPSSPTSSPAPDTGYRLGAARAQLHENYIVAQTENGLVIVDQHAAHERLVFEAMRKALEKDRLTSQVLLIPEIVDLPEEECDRLMMHATELDRLGLAIERFGPGAIAVRETPSMLGEVDAASLIRDLADEIGEWNTANGLRGRLEHVAATMACHGSVRSGRRLRPDEMNALLRQMEATPGSGQCNHGRPTYIELKLSDIERLFGRS from the coding sequence ATGCCCGTAAAACAATTGCCTGAGACACTGATCAACCAAATCGCCGCAGGCGAAGTCATCGAACGGCCCGCCAGCGCTGCGAAGGAACTGATCGAGAATGCCATCGATGCCGGTGCGACACGCATAGAGATTGCGACCGCAGGCGGGGGCAAAAGCCTGATCCGCATTACTGACAACGGTTTCGGCATGACTGCGGACGATCTTGCACTTGCAGTGCGTCGTCATTGTACATCCAAGATCTCGGAAACGCTTGACGATATCCGGACGCTGGGCTTTCGCGGCGAAGCGCTGCCTTCGATAGGTTCGGTGGCGAAACTCTCCATTACCAGCCGCCAGGCAGGCTCTTCGACAGGCGTGGAAGTCTCGGTGGTCGGCGGCAAGATGGCGCCTGTGCGCCCAGCCGCTGCCAATCAGGGAACGGTGGTGGAGGTTCGCGACATCTTTTTCGCGACCCCTGCCCGGCTGAAGTTCCTGAAGACGGAACGGGCCGAAGCCGGAGCCATTACCGAAGTGGTGAAACGCATGGCAATCGCGTTTCCCCATATCCGCTTTACCTTGAGCGGTTCAGACCGATCAACGCTGGAATTCCCCGCAACAAGCGGTGATCCGCTCGGGCGGATGGCGCAGGTGCTCGGCGCCGATTTCAAGGATAACGCAATCGAGATCGACGCCCTGCGCGAGGATGTGGGCCTGACCGGCTTCATAGGTCTTCCCACCTTCAACCGCGGCAATTCCGGTCATCAATACGCCTTCGTCAACGGACGCCCCGTCCAGGACAAGCTGATACTGTCAGCGATCCGGGGAGCCTATGCCGAAACCATTCCTGCAGGACGCTATCCCGTTGCCGTGCTTTCGCTGACGCTCGATCCGGCTCTGGTGGATGTCAACGTTCACCCGGCGAAGGCAGATGTCCGTTTCCGAGATCCGGGGCTTGTTCGCGGCCTCATCGTCGGCGCCATCCGCGAGGCGCTGAACCGAGAGGGAGATCGCGCGGCAACGACCGGCGCCGATGGGCTGCTGCGTGCCTTTCGTCCCGAGACCGCACAGCCAGCCAATTGGGCGAGATCGAGCTACAATGCCGGCTGGTCGGCGGCATCGTCACCGTCCCGCCCCCTCTCCACGACGCAGGACATGCGCTTCTCCGAGGCGAGGCAAAACTCCTTTCAGGAATTTTCGGCACCCAGCGCGCGGGTATCCGAAGCATTCGAGGCCACCCCTTCCAGCCCCACATCCTCGCCTGCTCCAGATACCGGCTATCGGCTGGGCGCAGCGCGCGCGCAGTTGCACGAGAATTACATCGTTGCGCAGACGGAGAACGGGCTTGTGATCGTCGATCAGCATGCCGCTCACGAAAGGCTGGTCTTCGAGGCCATGCGCAAGGCCCTGGAGAAGGACCGGCTGACCTCGCAGGTTCTGCTCATCCCGGAGATTGTCGATCTTCCCGAAGAGGAATGCGACCGGCTGATGATGCATGCGACAGAACTGGACCGTCTGGGACTTGCGATAGAACGGTTTGGTCCCGGAGCGATTGCCGTTCGCGAAACGCCTTCCATGCTGGGCGAGGTCGATGCGGCAAGCCTCATTCGCGATCTGGCAGACGAAATCGGAGAATGGAACACTGCGAATGGCCTCAGAGGCCGTCTGGAGCATGTGGCCGCCACCATGGCCTGCCATGGCTCCGTTCGCTCCGGGCGGCGACTTCGTCCCGACGAGATGAATGCGCTGCTGCGCCAGATGGAAGCGACGCCGGGATCTGGCCAGTGCAACCATGGACGACCGACCTATATCGAACTGAAACTCAGCGATATCGAACGTCTTTTCGGGCGCAGTTGA
- the lpxK gene encoding tetraacyldisaccharide 4'-kinase: MVSEAPPFWWTKADWRAWSLSPVSYLYGRVAGRRMARKDRPSVSVPVLCVGNFTVGGAGKTPTALAVAKAAINKGLTPGFLSRGYGGSLDVTTLVDLHHHRADAVGDEPLLLAREAKTVISRRRFEGAERLVAEGCNFIIMDDGFQSARLTIDFALVVVDSVRGIGNGHLVPGGPVRAPLDLQLRQMSSMLKVGNGPAADALVRRAARAGRPVQVANLVPMENSDLEGKRVFAFAGIADPAKFYRTVSAVGAEPVATRSFPDHHYFAEDEIRDLLADAQKHDLQLVTTAKDRARLIGHHGAAEELLQQLAVVDVEMVFDDPHAPAKMIDQAILNCRNRLLSARRAFQR, encoded by the coding sequence ATGGTTTCGGAAGCACCGCCATTCTGGTGGACGAAAGCCGATTGGCGTGCCTGGAGCCTGAGCCCCGTTTCCTATCTTTACGGCCGCGTCGCTGGTCGCCGAATGGCCCGCAAGGATCGCCCTTCCGTGTCCGTGCCCGTTCTGTGCGTCGGCAATTTTACCGTCGGCGGCGCGGGCAAGACTCCGACGGCGCTCGCTGTTGCAAAGGCGGCCATCAACAAAGGCCTGACGCCAGGTTTTCTGAGCCGTGGCTATGGCGGTTCACTCGATGTGACGACGCTCGTCGACCTGCATCACCACCGTGCCGACGCCGTGGGTGACGAACCGCTGCTTCTGGCGCGGGAAGCGAAAACGGTGATTTCACGCCGACGCTTCGAGGGCGCGGAGCGTCTGGTTGCCGAAGGCTGCAATTTCATCATCATGGACGATGGCTTCCAGAGCGCCCGGCTGACGATTGATTTCGCGCTGGTGGTGGTGGATTCCGTGCGTGGGATCGGCAATGGTCACCTGGTTCCCGGTGGGCCGGTGCGGGCGCCGCTCGATCTGCAATTGCGCCAGATGTCATCCATGCTCAAGGTCGGCAACGGTCCTGCGGCAGACGCGCTCGTGCGCCGTGCCGCGCGAGCTGGTCGCCCCGTGCAGGTTGCCAATCTTGTGCCAATGGAAAATTCCGATCTTGAAGGAAAACGGGTCTTCGCCTTTGCGGGCATTGCAGATCCGGCAAAGTTCTACCGGACAGTGTCAGCTGTGGGCGCGGAACCGGTTGCGACGCGCTCCTTCCCCGATCACCATTATTTTGCCGAGGATGAGATCCGGGATCTGTTGGCGGATGCGCAAAAGCACGACCTGCAACTGGTGACGACGGCGAAGGACCGCGCCCGTCTGATCGGACATCATGGTGCAGCAGAAGAACTGCTGCAGCAACTGGCCGTCGTCGATGTGGAAATGGTGTTCGACGATCCGCACGCGCCAGCGAAGATGATCGATCAGGCAATTCTGAATTGCCGCAACCGCCTGCTGAGCGCACGTAGAGCGTTTCAGCGCTAA
- a CDS encoding DUF2093 domain-containing protein — MNRFEGGGSREAKIRYLDGDYQILQPGSFVTCAMTGAAIPVDELRYWSVARQEAYVDCASSLEAEKRAGALPNQRRALS, encoded by the coding sequence ATGAACCGTTTTGAAGGCGGAGGCAGCCGCGAGGCGAAGATTCGTTATCTGGACGGCGACTACCAGATCCTGCAGCCGGGCTCCTTCGTGACCTGCGCCATGACCGGAGCCGCCATCCCTGTGGACGAATTGCGTTACTGGAGCGTGGCGCGACAGGAGGCCTATGTCGATTGCGCCTCTTCGCTGGAGGCAGAAAAGCGCGCCGGGGCGCTTCCGAACCAGCGACGGGCTCTATCCTGA